The genomic interval CGCTTCCCCCGCCGTATATCTGCTGGACGACGGCGGGCTGCAGGCTGAACGAATAGGGCCTCAACAGCTTTTCCTGCCCGTCCTGCGTACCGTAACGGTTCTTGAAATGGATCGAGAAGTCGCCGTCGGCGCTCAGCTGCGGCAGAAAACCCGTATGCAGACCGCGTGCGGACTGGTAGGCCGCTTCCGCGTTCTCGGCCGCCTGTTTCAGCCGGTAACTGTACTCGAGCACCTGACGCCGGTAATCCTGAAGCGTTACGGTAGTCTGCGCACGCAGGCACGGCCCGATGCAGCAAGTCGCCGTCAAAAGCATGACAAAAGTTTTCATGATTTCATTCGTTTAGGAATCGACGGTATCCGGACCGGACACCTGCAGTCCGGCCGCTCTCGGGGACCGTATGCGGAAGAATATGCAGTAAGCGACCGGCAGGACGAGAATCGTAAGCAGCGATGCGACGAGCAGCCCGCCCATGATCGTTGCCGCCATGCCGCCGAACATCGAGTCGAACAGCAACGGCAGCATGCCCAGAATCGTCGTCCCGGAAGCCATCAGCACGGGAACGATTCTCGACCGCGTGGCCGACACGACCGCCTCGTAAGGCGACTTCCCCCCTGCCGACTCGCCTCCGATCCGGTCGACGAGCACGATCGCATTCTTGACATTCATGCCCACCAGTCCGAGCAGCCCGAGCATCGCGAAAAAGTCGAACTGCTTGCCGGTAACCCAAAGGCCGAGCACGACCCCGATGAATATCAGAGGCACCATCAGCAGAATGACGACCGGCTTCTTGTAGGACCGGAACAGCAGCAGCAGCGTCGCAAAGATCAGCAGCAGCGTGAGCGGCATACCCTCGGCCAAGGCGGCGTTCGAGTCCTCCTGACTCTGCTGCTCTCCGAAAACCTTCATCGTATAGCCCTCGGGCAGCCGGACTTCAGACTCGATTCGGGAAAAGACCTCCGCGAAAGCCCGTTTCGTATTGGCCCCCCGAACCGGGTCGCACTGCGCCATCATGACCCTCTCGCGATTGTAGCGCTTCACGACCCCGTACCGGTAATCGAAATCGAAGCGCTCGGTCACCTGCTCCAGCGGATACACCTTGCCGCTCGGCGAGTAGATCGGGATCGAGCGCAGATTGTCCAGACTGAAGTCGGTCAGATTCTCGTCGACGAGCAGAATCGGCATGAGACGATCCTTGTAGCGGAACTCCCCGAGCCGGTACCCGCTCGTGGCGATGTTCATCTGCTGAGCCATCGCCGAGCGGGTAATGCCCAGCCGGGGCCCCTTCTCCTGCGAGTAGACGGGAGTCCATATAGGAACCGCGTTTCCCCAGCTGTTGCGAATATCCCCCACTTCGGGAATCGAGGCCATGATACGCTGCGCCTGCTCGGTCAGCTCGGCCAGCGTATCGATGTCGGGACCGATGAAGCCGATCTCGATAGCCGCCTCGACGGCAGGCGAGAGTTTGAACAGCGACGAGCGGACGAGCAGATCGGGACAATTCTCCCGGACATAACGGTCGAACCGCTGCTCGACGGCGGCCGTCGAGTCCTTGCTCGACAGTTCGACCAGCACGTTCGCGAAATTCGGCTTCGGTCCGAACGACGGACTGGCCAAATAGTAGCGGGGAGGCGAGCTGCCCATCGTAACCGAGACGGTCCGGACCGAGGGCTGGTCGCGGAGCCACCGATCGAGCCGGGCCGTCTGACGCTCCATGTCGCGGATATTATAGCCGTCGGGCAGAAAGCAGTCGGCGCGGAAATAGGGCTTGTCGAGGTTGGGAAAAAAGTTCTGGGGCATGACGCTCATCGCGTACAACGCGCCGGCGAACAGCGCCAGCACGACGGCCGCCACCGCATAGCGCCAACGGATCAACGCTCCGAGCAGACGGTCGAAGCGGCGGTAGAATCTCCCGGCATACGGGTCGCGCGGAACGGCTCCCGAGCGGTCCCGGAGGATGTAGCTACCGAACAGCGGCGTCTGCGACAGCGCGAGCACCCAGCTCAGTGTCAGCGAGATGGCGAGCACGACGAACAGCGGCTTGACGATCTCGGCCACGGCCGACGGCGCCAGATAGAGCGGCAGGAACGAAAAGACGGCGATCAGCGTCGCGCCGAACAGGCCCCATTGGGGCACGGTCGCCCCCCCGATCAGGGCCCGATCTCTCGGTACGCCGCGCAACATCGCGTTCTGCGCGTTGTCCGTCACGACGATCGCATTATCGACGAGCATGCCCATCGCAATGATGAACCCGGCCAGCGAAGTCCGGTTCAGCCCGACATCCAGCCCTTGCATGATCAGCAGCGTGCCTCCGATAGTGAAAAGCAGCGAGCTGCCGATCAGCAGGCCGGCGCGGAATCCCATGATCGCCATGATCAGCAGGATCACGATCGCGACCGACTCAAGCAGGTTCATGACGAACGCGCGGTTCGCCTCGGCGGCGATCCGGTTTTCGGGATAGAGCGTCTGAAGCGCGATGCCGAGCGGCATCATCGGCGTGATCGTCGCCAGCTTCCGCTCGATCAGCCTGCCCGTGCGCACGACATCCTTCTCCGGATCGGTCGAAATGCCGATGCCTATAGCCCGCTGCCCGTTCACGCGCATCAGCGTCGAGGGAGGCTCCGCGTAGCCCGTCTCGACCCGGGCGATGTCGCCCAAGCGGACCTGAAGTCCTTGGGAGGAGGTCAGCAGCTGGTTCCGGATGTCGTCGAGACTCTTATAGGTTCCCGTTTCGATGATCCGTATCTGCATGTCGCCGGCCAGCTTCTCGCTGCTTCCGACCAGCGCGTTCTGCGAGCCGAGAATCCGGATGATCTCGTCGGGCGCGATGAACAGGCTGGCGAGCGCCGCCATGCTGACCCGGACGTTCACCACGTCCTGCTGCTCGCCGAAAAGCGTCACTTTCTGCACGCCGTCGACCGGCACCAGCTCGGTCTTGATCCGCTGCGCCCAGTCGCGCATCTCCTCGTACGTGAAACCCGGATCGGCCGACAGACCGTAGTAGATGCCGAACACGTCGCCGTAATCGTCCCCGACCGAGATCGGCGAGGCCCCCTCGGGCAAGACGGCCTGCACGGTGAGAATCTTCCGCCGAAGCTCGTCCCACATCTGCGGCATTTCGTCGGCCGGAGTCGAGGGCAACAGCTCGATCATGATTTTCGACATGCCGTAGAACGACTCGGAGGTGATTTTATAGACCCGGCGCATCGACTGAATCTCGCGCTCGATCGGTTCGGTAATCAACTGCTCGACCTCCTCGGGCGTAGCGCCGGGATAGCGGGTAACGATCGACGCGCTCTTGATCACGAACGGCGCGTCTTCCTTCTTTCCGAGATGGCCGAACGCGACGAGACCGCCGATGAAAAGCACGGCCAGAAAGAACCAGATCACCTTCGGATTGTCGAGCGAGTATCGCGGCAGATTCATCTTCATCTTATTTCAGGATTTTGACTCGCTCGCCCTGCTCGATCCGGTAGACGCCCGCCGTCACGACCGTCTCTCCGGGGACGAGCCCCCGAGTCACCATGACCATGTCGCTGCCGTACAGATCACCGAGAGTCACCTCGCGCAACTCCGCCTCGGCGCGGTCGCTTACCACCCAGACATACTCCTTGCCGTCCCGGTCGAACACGGCCGTCAGCGGAACGCCGGTCATGTCGCGCCGGTCCGGGATGTCCACCCTCAGGTTGACCGTGCAGGCCATGCCGGGCGCGATGTCGTACTTCCCGACGTTCTGCCCGTCGAGCGTCAGCGCGACGGTAATGCCGGCAGCCTGCGTCGAGCTCTGGACATACTCTTTGAGGAGGGCATCGAATACGACGTTCGGATAGTTGTCGAACCGGACGGTAAACGCGAGGCCGGACAGTTTGAGGGTTTGCAGTCCGCTTTCGGGCATCGTGAACTTGACCGAACGCGTCTGCGGATTGACAAGCCGGACAACCGGCTCGCCCGCCTGAACCCGCTGGTAGTTGTCGGCATAGACTTTCTCGACGGCACCCGAGAACGGCGCGACCAGCTTCGTGTCGGCCAGAATGCTTTTCGAGTTGTCGTAAGCCGTGCGCGCCCGGACGTAGGCGGCTTCGGCCGTCTCGTAGTCCTGACGCGAAATCGCCTGCCGTTCGATCAGCCGCTTGTTGCGCTCGAGCTGCGACTGGGCCGTCAGATAGGTAGCCTTGTCGGCCTCCATTTGCAGCATGTACTCGCGGGGATTGATCTCGGCGATGACGGTGCCTTTCTTGACGCTCTGGCCTTCCGAAACGTTCATTTTGACGATCTGGCCCGGCTCCCGGAAAGCCAGGTTCGAAATGTCGTCGGCCGTCGACATGCCAGCGAAATTCTTGTTTATGGCGCCGAGCGATTCGGTCGTGAAAGTCTTGATGGGTCTGGCTGCCGCGCCCGGCGCCTGCCTCGGCGCCGGATCCCCGCAGCCGCACATCGCGGCGGCTCCGGCAAGGAGCAACAGAAATCTGTATCTCATAGCGGAAAACCTCGTTCTTTGACAGCCTGATTATAAGCCAAAATCATGCCACACGAGACCGCAGGTCCTACCGGGAACGACAATGCCGGGCCCGATTCCCCCTGCCAGAAACGCAAGGCGGCGAAACGCCGACGGAATACCTCAAAAAAAGAAAAGCGTTAAAAGCGATTGTAACGGGAAAGACATGCAGACGACGAATTCGGATAGGCCAAAGCCACGAAAACCGAACCGTCCGCCAAGCCGCACGCAGCGACGATTCTATTCCTCCGGTCGACTCGGAGGCAGGAAATCGGAACAGGATGGCCGGAAACTCAGACGGGAACCATGCCGGTTTGCCGGCGTAGCCATATGCAGGAGTCAACGGATGTCACCGCTTTCTTCTGTGCGCCGTAAATACGACGTATGCCAACGCCAGCGCAACCAGCAGCGTTCCCAGCAGCCAGGCCCGGCCGTTCTCCGCACCGCGCTCGACGACCGCCTCAAGCACGGTCCGGTCGCCGTACAGGCTGTCGAAGCGGGGTATGTCGCGGCAATTCCATTTCCCCAGAACGATCCCCTCCTTGAGCAGCACCAAGCCGGTCCGGGCCCGGATCATCGTCTTAAGCGTCGTAGGGTCGATATTATAGACGGGGACGCCCCGTTCGCCGAGCGCGATCAGGCCCCCTTCCGGCAAGGGCGAGGTCGTGACGCATACGGCCGGATAGCCGTGATGCGCCGCATACCGGACGACTTCCTCCATGCGCTCGCGGCAACCGTCCCTCAACCCGTCCTCGGTCCGCGTCATAACGATCAGAAAGACTTCGCGAGGCGAGGCGAGCAGAGCCGTCGCATGGTCGCCGTCCGAATCGAAAACGGAAAAATCGGCGATGGCGGGACGACGGGACGGCATTCGTTCCTCGATCCGGGTATCGACGTATTCCCAGCGCAGCGTATCGTACCACGAGGTATCCTGCAACGCGAATTCGCGCAGTTCTCCGCTCAGGCGGTCCCTGTAAACCAACGTCGTCGTCACGTCCCCTCCGGCAGAAGCCAACTGGGCGGGAATGTTCGCGCCGACCTTGAACGGCAGAAAATCGACGAGGGGAAGATGGCGCATCGAATAGATCCCTATGCCCGACGAAAAAAGCAGAAAGAAGAAAACCATGCTGTTTTCCACGATCGAGCGCTGCCGGTCGTGACCGTGACGCTCATGGCGAACGCCCCGCCAAAGCAGCAACGCGAAAGCCGACAAGAGAACATTCTTGTAGAACGTCTGCCAGTTGGTCAGCTTCACCGCATCGCCGAAGCAACCGCAGTCCGCGACCGGATTCCACAGCGCGAGAACGAGCGTCAGCACCGTGAAGAAGCCCATAAAGAGCAAAGCCAGCCGCGCCGCGCCGCGCTCCCTGACCCTGAAAAGCAGGCAGAGACCGATGGTCATCTCCGTAGCCGAAAGCAGAATCGACAGCGCGAACTGAGCTCCGACGAGCCAGTCCATGGAAAAGGCCCTAAGGTACTCGCCGAGCTTGATCGCCGTTCCCCACGGATCGACGCCCTTGACGAATCCCGAAAAAATGAACACCAGAGCGACGATCCACCGCGACAGGGCCGGCCAAAGGGCATGCTTTTTCATATCGTATTCTCTTTCAGTCGTTCATGCAAATGTATGCAATTTATTCGAAGAATGAAACATGCCCTTTCCTTCGCCCGCCGGCGCAGCCGCATCCGTATCTTCGCGTATCGGTCCCTGTCGAAAGAATTCGGGACCGAACGAACGAGAGCCCCGAAGAATAGTGAGACGCGCAGAAGACCGACCGGCTCACGCAGTCGCAACGGTCGCGTACCGTATGCCGCCGCAGAAGACCGCTCACACGCCGAGCGTATGGTCACGCAGGAAAACTTTGCTTAAAATTCCGCCCGACAAAGTTTATAAGGCGAAGTCCCGCATCACCGACAACCGAGCATCCCGGCGCGTAGTCCATGCGACGGCAGCCATTCACGGACGGTACGCGAGGCGGGCAGATCGCTCCGAACGGCTTACCGACGACCGGAGATTTTCTCGCGATGGAACCGCCTCGGTCGCAAGAGTGAACTCCGGCGTTCCTCGCATAACGGGACACGGCAGAAAAGCGCTGTCCGGAACCGGCCGATCGTCGGGCCGCCCGAAAGATACCGCCCGACAAAAAGCGCCGCAGCATATTTGCAGGAAACGGTGCGGAACTCCCGGACTCGCCGTGCCCAAAGATTCTCCCTACACGGCAGGCGACAGCCGATTATCGGACAGAATCCTCCTCGCGACAAAAATCGGAACCGGGTAAAAAATTAAACACGCATGCGGTAAGAACCGGACAAGACATGCGAAACGACCCGCCGCAGAGCGACGGTGCTCCCACCGCGCGCCGGCGACACGCGAGGCCGACTTCTGCGTCTCGGGCTATCGTTTCCCTTCGGGTAATGGGAGCATCCGATCCACCTGCCGGGCGATCCGCTCGAAAATCGAATCGGGATCGAGCATCGAGCCGTCGGGAGCCGAACAGTCGATTACCCGGAACCGGTCGTCGAGCGCTTCCTGCTCGAGATAGACCTCCCGGACGCGCTGTTGCAGGATGAGCGAGGACTCGTGAATATCCCTCTTGCCCTGCAAATACTCGCGGTCGTCGCCCTCGCGGACCTCCTCGAGCTTCCTTTTGGTAAAGCCGAACGGCACGTCGAGAAACAGGGACAGATCAGGAACGGGAATCGCATGATGACAGTATTCCAGATCGACGATCCAGTCGCGCAGTTTCCGCCGGGCCTGCGGATCGGCGACCTTGGCGCACTGGTAGGCCACGTTGGAATAGACATACCGGTCCAGTATTACGCTTTTTCCCTCCGCCAGCCAGCCCCGGATCGCCGCAGCCGCATCGGCCCGGTCGCCGGCGTACAGCAGCGCCACGATATAGGGATCGACCCGGTCGACTCCGCCGAGCTCGCCCCGCAGGAAGCGGGCGATCAACTCTCCGTACACGGGCGCGTCGAAACGCGGGAAGTGAAGGTATTCGTACCCGATGCCCCGCGCGGCGAGCATTTGTTGCAAACGGTGAATCTGGGTGGACTTTCCGGCCCCGTCGAGGCCTTCCAAAACAAGCAAGGGCATTTCTTCCGTATTTCAAATCGAGTTATCCGGGCAGGGTGTAGGCCGTCGCCCGTCGTTTTCAGCTTTCTTCCTTCGTTTTCAGCTTCCTGTGCGGGGCCGCCGCAAGCGCTCGTCGCCAAGCGGGACGGTCATATCCATTCGAGCACAACGAACGGTTCTCATAACGACTCGCGCTATCCGGAGCGCGCTCTTCCCCGCCGGCCGGAACGAAGCGGACGACGGGCCCCGCCTCAGGAGCGCAGCATGCGTGCCGCCCGCTTCAGGCCCTCGGCAAGCATATCGATCTCGCCGAAGGTATTGTACATGGCCAGCGACGCTCGCACCATCGACGTGATGCCGTAATGGGCCATCACCGGCTCGGCGCAGTGCGTGCCGGTCCGCACGGCGATTCCCAGCTTGTCGAGGATCATCCCGACATCGTACGGATGCGTCCCGTCGATCGTAAACGACAGGATACTGCACTTGTCGGGCTGCGAGCCGTAGATACGCAGACCCTCCACGGCCGAGAGCTTCTCGGTCGCATAGGCCGTCAACCCGCTCTCGTAACGAGCCGCAGCCTCGCGGTCCACGCCTTCCACGTAGCGGATCGCCTCGCCGAGCCCGATCGCGCCGATGTAGTTGGCCGTGCCGGCCTCGAACTTGAGCGGAAGCTCGGCATAGGTCGTTCCGGCGAAAGAGACCGTCGCCACCATGTCGCCCCCGCCCATGAACGGAGGCATCCGTTCCAGCCACCGTTCCTTACCGTACAGCACGCCGATCCCCGTCGGACCGTAAAGCTTGTGACCGGAAAAGGCATAGAAGTCGCAATCGAGCGCCGTCACGTCGACTCCGCCGTGCACGATCCCCTGACAACCGTCGACGAGTACCGGCACGCCCTTGCGGTGCGCCGCATCGACGACCGCGCGCAGGTCGGGCCGCGTCCCGAGCACGTTCGACGCTTGCGTAACGCATACGATGCGCGTGCGGGAATCGATCAGTTCGTCGAGCCGGCCGGTTTCGAGCGCTCCGGCATCGTCGAACGGAAGCACTCTCAGCTCCGCCCCCTTGCGCTCGCAGAGCATCTGCCACGGAACGATGTTCGAATGGTGCTCCATCTCGGTCGTAATCACGTTATCGCCCTCCCGGACGAAACGCCCGCCGAAGCTGTACGCGACCAGATTGATCGAGGCGGTCGCCCCCGACGTGAAGACGATCTCGCGCGTCGAGCCGGCGCCTATGAACCGGCGGACGGCCTCGCGTGCGGCCTCGTACTCGTCGGTGCAGGTCTCGCTCATGTAGTGCAGTCCCCGGTGCACGTTGGCATTCATCCGGCGATGCAGCCAGTCGACCTTGTCGATCACCGCGCGCGGCTTCTGAGCCGTCGCCCCGCTATCGAGGTACGCCAACGGACGGCCGTAGACCTCGCAGGAAAGGACCGGAAAGTCGGCCCGTATTTTCTCTACGTCGAAAGCCATCACATACGGTCTATTTTGGCGGCGGCCAATTCCTCGATCGTTCCGGTCAGTCCCTCGACAGGAATTTTCTCGATCACCTGATTGGCGAAGCCGAACATTTGCAGACGGCGCGCATCGCGGTCGGACAGGCCCCGCTGCCGCATATAGTAAAGGGCTTCGGCGCTCAGCCGGCCGACCGTCGCCCCATGGCTGCACTTGACGTTATCGGCATAAATTTCGAGCTGAGGCTTCGAATAGACATGCGCCGCATCGCCGAGCAGCAGATTGTTGTTCTGCTGGTAAGCCTGCGTCCGCTGGGCGTCCTGCGCCACGTAAATGCGGCCGCCGAACACGCCCGTGCCGCCGTCCGCCGCAATGGCCTTGACCAGCTCGTAGCTCGTGCAGTCGGCCGCTGCGTGCTCCAAGCTCGTATTGAAATCGATATGTTCGCCCGCCCCGCAGAGCATCAGCGCGTTGGTATGGTTCTCGGCCCCGCTGCCGAGCAGGCGGACCTGCTGATTGCTCCGCACGAGCCGGCCGTCGAGAGCGACCGAAAGCGTGTGCAGTCGGCTCGACTCCCATTGTTCGACAAAGCTGCTCGACACGAGCGTCGAGCGATCGCCGAGTCTCAGCAGCTCGACCAACTCGACACGGGCGCCGCTGCCGACGAACAGCTCGCGGACCTGGCAGTCGAGCGCCGCTCCGTCGCCTTCCGAACGGTCGTCGATCACGAGCTGGGCCTCGCTATCCCGCTCGAATACGAACAGACTTCGGGCAAAGCAGCGCAAAGCCTCGTCCTCGCTGTAATGAGCGAACGTGACCAGCAACGGACGGGCGACCCGAACGCCGCGCGGCACATAAACGAATGCTCCGTCCTGCGCGAACACGGTATTGAGAGCCGACAACGCA from Alistipes ihumii AP11 carries:
- a CDS encoding BT_3928 family protein gives rise to the protein MKKHALWPALSRWIVALVFIFSGFVKGVDPWGTAIKLGEYLRAFSMDWLVGAQFALSILLSATEMTIGLCLLFRVRERGAARLALLFMGFFTVLTLVLALWNPVADCGCFGDAVKLTNWQTFYKNVLLSAFALLLWRGVRHERHGHDRQRSIVENSMVFFFLLFSSGIGIYSMRHLPLVDFLPFKVGANIPAQLASAGGDVTTTLVYRDRLSGELREFALQDTSWYDTLRWEYVDTRIEERMPSRRPAIADFSVFDSDGDHATALLASPREVFLIVMTRTEDGLRDGCRERMEEVVRYAAHHGYPAVCVTTSPLPEGGLIALGERGVPVYNIDPTTLKTMIRARTGLVLLKEGIVLGKWNCRDIPRFDSLYGDRTVLEAVVERGAENGRAWLLGTLLVALALAYVVFTAHRRKR
- a CDS encoding aminotransferase class V-fold PLP-dependent enzyme, which gives rise to MAFDVEKIRADFPVLSCEVYGRPLAYLDSGATAQKPRAVIDKVDWLHRRMNANVHRGLHYMSETCTDEYEAAREAVRRFIGAGSTREIVFTSGATASINLVAYSFGGRFVREGDNVITTEMEHHSNIVPWQMLCERKGAELRVLPFDDAGALETGRLDELIDSRTRIVCVTQASNVLGTRPDLRAVVDAAHRKGVPVLVDGCQGIVHGGVDVTALDCDFYAFSGHKLYGPTGIGVLYGKERWLERMPPFMGGGDMVATVSFAGTTYAELPLKFEAGTANYIGAIGLGEAIRYVEGVDREAAARYESGLTAYATEKLSAVEGLRIYGSQPDKCSILSFTIDGTHPYDVGMILDKLGIAVRTGTHCAEPVMAHYGITSMVRASLAMYNTFGEIDMLAEGLKRAARMLRS
- a CDS encoding efflux RND transporter permease subunit — protein: MNLPRYSLDNPKVIWFFLAVLFIGGLVAFGHLGKKEDAPFVIKSASIVTRYPGATPEEVEQLITEPIEREIQSMRRVYKITSESFYGMSKIMIELLPSTPADEMPQMWDELRRKILTVQAVLPEGASPISVGDDYGDVFGIYYGLSADPGFTYEEMRDWAQRIKTELVPVDGVQKVTLFGEQQDVVNVRVSMAALASLFIAPDEIIRILGSQNALVGSSEKLAGDMQIRIIETGTYKSLDDIRNQLLTSSQGLQVRLGDIARVETGYAEPPSTLMRVNGQRAIGIGISTDPEKDVVRTGRLIERKLATITPMMPLGIALQTLYPENRIAAEANRAFVMNLLESVAIVILLIMAIMGFRAGLLIGSSLLFTIGGTLLIMQGLDVGLNRTSLAGFIIAMGMLVDNAIVVTDNAQNAMLRGVPRDRALIGGATVPQWGLFGATLIAVFSFLPLYLAPSAVAEIVKPLFVVLAISLTLSWVLALSQTPLFGSYILRDRSGAVPRDPYAGRFYRRFDRLLGALIRWRYAVAAVVLALFAGALYAMSVMPQNFFPNLDKPYFRADCFLPDGYNIRDMERQTARLDRWLRDQPSVRTVSVTMGSSPPRYYLASPSFGPKPNFANVLVELSSKDSTAAVEQRFDRYVRENCPDLLVRSSLFKLSPAVEAAIEIGFIGPDIDTLAELTEQAQRIMASIPEVGDIRNSWGNAVPIWTPVYSQEKGPRLGITRSAMAQQMNIATSGYRLGEFRYKDRLMPILLVDENLTDFSLDNLRSIPIYSPSGKVYPLEQVTERFDFDYRYGVVKRYNRERVMMAQCDPVRGANTKRAFAEVFSRIESEVRLPEGYTMKVFGEQQSQEDSNAALAEGMPLTLLLIFATLLLLFRSYKKPVVILLMVPLIFIGVVLGLWVTGKQFDFFAMLGLLGLVGMNVKNAIVLVDRIGGESAGGKSPYEAVVSATRSRIVPVLMASGTTILGMLPLLFDSMFGGMAATIMGGLLVASLLTILVLPVAYCIFFRIRSPRAAGLQVSGPDTVDS
- a CDS encoding dTMP kinase; this encodes MPLLVLEGLDGAGKSTQIHRLQQMLAARGIGYEYLHFPRFDAPVYGELIARFLRGELGGVDRVDPYIVALLYAGDRADAAAAIRGWLAEGKSVILDRYVYSNVAYQCAKVADPQARRKLRDWIVDLEYCHHAIPVPDLSLFLDVPFGFTKRKLEEVREGDDREYLQGKRDIHESSLILQQRVREVYLEQEALDDRFRVIDCSAPDGSMLDPDSIFERIARQVDRMLPLPEGKR
- the sufD gene encoding Fe-S cluster assembly protein SufD, translated to MDGSLEKRLGDLYWSNADIISESAPVLNAPRADALVAFNLTGVPARGSAGGDRYHYTGLREAFGAEYESYFTPSYASASVRHLDLEGGRAGFMNGFHSGAEPLTETPEGVLYGSLAAAAVRYPDLIGRYYNRLSGEHGDALSALNTVFAQDGAFVYVPRGVRVARPLLVTFAHYSEDEALRCFARSLFVFERDSEAQLVIDDRSEGDGAALDCQVRELFVGSGARVELVELLRLGDRSTLVSSSFVEQWESSRLHTLSVALDGRLVRSNQQVRLLGSGAENHTNALMLCGAGEHIDFNTSLEHAAADCTSYELVKAIAADGGTGVFGGRIYVAQDAQRTQAYQQNNNLLLGDAAHVYSKPQLEIYADNVKCSHGATVGRLSAEALYYMRQRGLSDRDARRLQMFGFANQVIEKIPVEGLTGTIEELAAAKIDRM
- a CDS encoding efflux RND transporter periplasmic adaptor subunit is translated as MRYRFLLLLAGAAAMCGCGDPAPRQAPGAAARPIKTFTTESLGAINKNFAGMSTADDISNLAFREPGQIVKMNVSEGQSVKKGTVIAEINPREYMLQMEADKATYLTAQSQLERNKRLIERQAISRQDYETAEAAYVRARTAYDNSKSILADTKLVAPFSGAVEKVYADNYQRVQAGEPVVRLVNPQTRSVKFTMPESGLQTLKLSGLAFTVRFDNYPNVVFDALLKEYVQSSTQAAGITVALTLDGQNVGKYDIAPGMACTVNLRVDIPDRRDMTGVPLTAVFDRDGKEYVWVVSDRAEAELREVTLGDLYGSDMVMVTRGLVPGETVVTAGVYRIEQGERVKILK